In Drosophila yakuba strain Tai18E2 chromosome X, Prin_Dyak_Tai18E2_2.1, whole genome shotgun sequence, a single genomic region encodes these proteins:
- the LOC6525593 gene encoding pickpocket protein 28, producing the protein MGTLTEGRRRHSGSSVCKKDSESEDDANTICSGAAIKRSVVYYLKNSTLHGLKYIAEESITIPERIFFGLSFVLVVILSVFFISNVYMKWSASPIIISTSAKQKLTSNMPFPAITICNLNQALLSKVELIGRSSTNFSLLMGLCDQGGDTTISYIGTWKYFKAILVDVAQPCEKMLLYCSYGSREEDCSWLFTSILTDDGLCCNFNALHPSYLIRNYSDDVRLETAHPNTRYEPIDWTPEKGYARNLPEFYYPRTSGGTGIRMGLTVVLNASIAEYYCTKSMSVGFKVLVHNPAELPKVSNYGFVVTAGREARIPIEPIYEDALPTIRSIKKSVRRCLFSDENDLAYYRTYSRKNCELECEAKLLLRECSCVLYYLPRIDPQARVCGPNDNQCTDRVQTEIESSLTNLSCESCWPGCFELTYKATISTASIVSDPRFQAGENLPDYIFHGPYSNASEISILHFYYMTNIFRSTTKSEMFGFTEFLSNTGGLLGLFMGFSIFSVIEVFFYITVRPYCASRTLRQRHKRRQEQLRWLTPIRMPVRRAVRRNRGGLLRNAPPPAYNDLQKSRGKLDKPAPGKRKLWRTLQVRPVDRVDEELPTYPYLD; encoded by the exons ATGGGGACGTTGACGGAAGGCAGGCGGCGCCACAGTGGCTCCTCGGTGTGCAAAAAGGATTCCGAATCGGAAGACGATGCGAATACCATCTGCAGCGGGGCGGCCATTAAGAGAAGTGTGGTTTACTACCTGAAGAACAGCACTCTCCATGGATTGAAGTACATTGCCGAGGAGAGCATCACCATTCCGGAACG cattttttttGGACTTTCCTTCGTGCTGGTGGTGATCCTGTCCGTATTCTTCATATCCAACGTGTACATGAAGTGGAGTGCCTCGCCCATAATCATATCGACCAGTGCCAAGCAAAAGCTGACCAGCAACATGCCCTTTCCGGCGATCACGATCTGTAATCTCAACCAGGCGTTGCTCAGTAAAGTGGAACTTATTGGCCGCAGCAGCACCAATTTCTCGCTGCTGATGGGTCTGTGTGACCAGGGCGGGGACACGACCATCTCGTACATCGGTACCTGGAAGTACTTCAAGGCGATCCTGGTGGACGTGGCCCAGCCGTGCGAGAAAATGCTCCTGTACTGCAGCTACGGATCGCGGGAGGAGGACTGCTCCTGGCTCTTCACCTCCATACTGACGGACGATGGGCTGTGCTGCAATTTCAATGCCTTGCATCCGTCGTATCTCATTCGGAATTACAGTGACGATGTGCGGCTGGAGACGGCTCATCCGAATACCCGCTACGAGCCCATCGATTGGACACCGGAGAAGGGCTACGCTCGCAACTTACCGGAGTTCTACTATCCGCGCACCTCGGGTGGCACGGGTATCCGCATGGGTCTCACCGTTGTGCTGAATGCCTCCATAGCGGAGTACTACTGCACCAAGTCTATGAGTGTGGGCTTCAAG GTCCTCGTTCACAATCCCGCCGAACTGCCGAAAGTGAGCAACTATGGCTTCGTTGTGACCGCGGGACGCGAGGCACGAATACCCATCGAACCGATCTATGAGGACGCCCTGCCCACGATACGGTCCATCAAGAAATCGGTGCGCCGCTGCCTCTTCTCCGATGAGAATGACCTGGCCTACTACCGGACGTATTCGCGCAAGAACTGCGAGCTGGAATGCGAGGCAAAGTTGTTGCTCCGCGAGTGCAGTTGTGTGCTCTACTACCTGCCACGGATCGATCCGCAGGCCAGGGTGTGTGGACCCAACGATAATCAGTGCACGGATCGGGTACAAACCGAGATTGAGTCCTCGCTGACGAATCTATCCTGCGAGAGCTGCTGGCCGGGATGCTTTGAGCTCACCTACAAGGCCACCATATCGACGGCTTCGATCGTTTCCGATCCACGATTCCAGGCCGGCGAGAATCTGCCCGACTATATCTTCCATGGACCATATAGCAACGCCAGCGAGATTTCGATCCTGCACTTCTACTACATGACCAACATATTTCGCAGCACCACCAAGTCCGAGATGTTTGGCTTTACTGAATTCTTGT CAAATACGGGCGGTCTCTTGGGACTTTTCATGGGCTTCAGCATCTTCTCGGTGATCGAGGTCTTCTTCTACATCACTGTCCGTCCGTATTGCGCCTCCCGGACACTCCGGCAGCGCCACAAACGCCGCCAGGAGCAGCTGCGCTGGCTGACCCCGATCCGGATGCCCGTCCGTAGAGCTGTGCGCCGCAACCGCGGTGGTCTGCTCCGGAATGCCCCGCCGCCGGCCTACAATGATCTGCAAAAGAGCCGCGGGAAACTGGACAAGCCGGCGCCGGGCAAGAGGAAACTTTGGCGGACGCTGCAAGTGCGACCAGTGGATCGGGTGGATGAGGAACTCCCCACCTATCCCTATTTGGACTAG